Proteins encoded in a region of the Methylobacterium radiotolerans JCM 2831 genome:
- a CDS encoding class I SAM-dependent methyltransferase: MIRALALLAVAAPAALAGPARAAEPLAPPGAPAAAFPRPDRPVAEIVAPRWSSEAERDRAGEFEQVATGMGIAPGETVADIGAGSGYYAVRLSPRVGPRGRVLAEDVTPSYLAALETRVRPLGNVTVVRGEPHDPRLPPASVDAAILVHMYHEITQPFGLLHNLAAAMRPGGRVGIVDADAIPSRHGTPPALLRCELAAAGYRETGFRPLADGAYLAVFAAPAPEARPRPETIRPCRDDATAR, translated from the coding sequence ATGATCCGCGCCCTCGCCCTCCTCGCCGTCGCCGCTCCTGCCGCCCTGGCCGGCCCGGCCCGCGCCGCCGAGCCCCTGGCGCCCCCGGGCGCGCCCGCCGCCGCCTTCCCCAGGCCCGACCGGCCCGTGGCCGAGATCGTCGCGCCGCGCTGGTCCTCGGAGGCCGAGCGCGACAGGGCCGGCGAGTTCGAGCAGGTCGCCACGGGGATGGGCATCGCCCCCGGCGAGACGGTGGCGGATATCGGCGCCGGCAGCGGCTACTACGCGGTGCGGCTGAGCCCCCGGGTCGGGCCACGGGGCCGCGTGCTCGCCGAGGACGTGACGCCGTCCTACCTGGCGGCCCTGGAGACGCGGGTGCGGCCGCTCGGGAACGTCACGGTCGTGCGCGGCGAGCCGCACGACCCGCGCCTGCCCCCGGCCTCGGTGGACGCGGCGATCCTCGTCCACATGTACCACGAGATCACCCAGCCCTTCGGCCTGCTCCACAACCTCGCCGCCGCGATGCGCCCGGGCGGCCGGGTCGGGATCGTCGACGCCGACGCGATCCCGTCGCGGCACGGCACGCCGCCGGCGCTCCTGCGCTGCGAGCTCGCCGCCGCGGGCTACCGGGAAACCGGCTTCCGGCCGCTCGCGGACGGGGCCTACCTGGCGGTGTTCGCCGCCCCCGCCCCGGAGGCGCGCCCGAGGCCGGAGACGATCCGGCCCTGCCGCGACGACGCGACGGCGCGGTAG
- a CDS encoding phosphoserine transaminase, whose translation MTSRPTQRPRVPHFSSGPCAKRPGWTPAALADAALGRSHRSPLGKAKLGRAIDLTRAVLQVPAEYRIGIVPASDTGAVEMAMWTMLGPKPVEVAAWEAFGKEWVTDALKQLKIAPRIHQTPYGILPDLAAIDTRRSDVVFTWNGTAAGVKVPDGDWIAADREGLTICDATSAAFAQALPWDKLDVLTFSWQKVMGGEAAHGMLILSPRAVARLESHTPSWPLPKIFRLTKDGKLIEGIFKGDTINTPSMLAVEDYLDTLDWAERIGGLKALHARADANAKVVYDWVARTPWIAPLAADPATYSNTGVCLVIADPDVLARGDAAVSAFAAGIVERLDREGVALDIGAYRDAPAGLRIWCGATVETSDLEALTPWLDWAFAEEKAALTRAA comes from the coding sequence ATGACCAGCCGCCCCACGCAGCGCCCGCGCGTGCCCCATTTCTCCTCCGGTCCCTGCGCGAAGCGCCCCGGCTGGACCCCGGCCGCCCTGGCCGACGCCGCGCTCGGCCGGTCGCACCGCTCGCCCCTCGGCAAGGCCAAGCTCGGCCGGGCCATCGACCTGACGCGCGCGGTGCTGCAGGTGCCGGCCGAGTACCGGATCGGCATCGTGCCGGCCTCCGACACCGGCGCCGTCGAGATGGCGATGTGGACGATGCTCGGGCCGAAGCCCGTCGAGGTCGCCGCCTGGGAGGCGTTCGGCAAGGAGTGGGTGACGGACGCGCTGAAGCAGCTCAAGATCGCGCCGCGCATCCACCAGACGCCCTACGGGATCCTGCCGGACCTCGCGGCGATCGACACGCGGCGCAGCGACGTGGTCTTCACCTGGAACGGCACCGCGGCCGGCGTGAAGGTTCCGGACGGCGACTGGATCGCGGCCGACCGCGAGGGCCTGACGATCTGCGACGCGACCTCGGCGGCCTTCGCGCAGGCCCTGCCCTGGGACAAGCTCGATGTCTTGACCTTCTCGTGGCAGAAGGTGATGGGCGGCGAGGCGGCGCACGGCATGCTGATCCTCTCGCCCCGCGCCGTGGCGCGGCTGGAGAGCCACACGCCGTCCTGGCCCCTGCCGAAGATCTTCCGCCTCACCAAGGACGGCAAGCTGATCGAGGGGATCTTCAAGGGCGACACGATCAACACGCCCTCGATGCTGGCCGTCGAGGACTATCTCGACACCCTGGACTGGGCCGAGCGGATCGGCGGCCTGAAGGCTCTGCACGCGCGGGCCGACGCCAACGCGAAGGTCGTCTACGACTGGGTCGCGCGCACGCCCTGGATCGCGCCGCTGGCCGCCGATCCCGCGACCTACTCGAACACGGGCGTCTGCCTCGTGATCGCCGATCCGGACGTGCTCGCCCGCGGCGACGCGGCGGTCTCGGCCTTCGCGGCGGGGATCGTCGAGCGCCTCGACCGCGAGGGCGTCGCCCTCGACATCGGCGCCTACCGCGACGCCCCGGCGGGCCTGCGGATCTGGTGCGGCGCCACCGTGGAGACCTCGGATCTGGAAGCGCTGACGCCCTGGCTCGACTGGGCCTTCGCGGAGGAGAAGGCGGCGCTGACGCGGGCGGCGTGA
- a CDS encoding ammonium transporter: MKLRHALMLGLGGAAIAALLIEPSLAQTPTPEAASPPPSPIPNKGDTAWMMISSALVLMMSIPGLALFYGGLVRTKNMLSVLTQVFAIVSIVGLLWVFYGYSLAFTSGGGLNDFVGGFSKAFLKGVDANSTVATFSNGVVIPEYAYLCFQMTFAMITPALIVGAFAERMKFSALVVFTILWVTIIYFPMAHMVWYWAGPDAVGNAAKALAAATDDASKATAQAALDAVNKDAGFLFQKGALDFAGGTVVHINAGIAGFVGCLIMGKRIGYGRDLLAPHSLTMTMIGASLLWVGWFGFNAGSNLESNGTAALAMLNTFVATCGAAVAWLFAEWALKGKPSLLGMLSGAVAGLVAVTPASGFAGPMGSIVLGLVAGVVCFVMCSTVKNALGYDDSLDVFGVHCVGGILGALATGILVDPNLGGVGIPDYTSKPGELAVGAYDMMSQLIVQAEAVGLTLLWSGIGSAILYKLVDVTIGLRVTQEEEREGLDIADHGERAYNY; the protein is encoded by the coding sequence ATGAAACTTCGTCATGCCCTCATGCTCGGCTTGGGAGGGGCGGCGATCGCCGCCCTCCTGATCGAGCCGTCCCTCGCGCAGACCCCGACACCGGAAGCCGCCTCCCCGCCGCCCTCGCCGATCCCCAACAAGGGTGACACGGCCTGGATGATGATCTCGTCGGCCCTGGTGCTGATGATGAGCATCCCCGGCCTCGCGCTGTTCTACGGCGGCCTCGTGCGCACCAAGAACATGCTGTCGGTGCTGACCCAGGTGTTCGCGATCGTGTCGATCGTCGGCCTCCTCTGGGTGTTCTACGGCTACAGCCTCGCCTTCACGAGCGGCGGCGGCCTCAACGACTTCGTCGGCGGCTTCTCGAAGGCGTTCCTGAAGGGCGTCGACGCGAACTCGACGGTCGCGACCTTCTCGAACGGCGTCGTGATCCCGGAATACGCCTATCTGTGCTTCCAGATGACGTTCGCCATGATCACGCCCGCGCTGATCGTCGGCGCCTTCGCCGAGCGGATGAAGTTCTCCGCGCTGGTGGTGTTCACGATCCTCTGGGTCACGATCATCTACTTCCCGATGGCCCACATGGTCTGGTACTGGGCCGGCCCGGACGCCGTCGGCAACGCCGCCAAGGCTCTGGCCGCCGCCACCGACGACGCCTCGAAGGCGACCGCCCAGGCGGCCCTCGACGCGGTCAACAAGGATGCCGGCTTCCTCTTCCAGAAGGGCGCCCTCGACTTCGCCGGCGGCACCGTGGTGCACATCAACGCGGGCATCGCCGGCTTCGTCGGCTGCCTGATCATGGGCAAGCGCATCGGCTACGGCCGTGACCTGCTCGCCCCGCACTCCCTGACCATGACGATGATCGGCGCCTCGCTGCTGTGGGTCGGCTGGTTCGGCTTCAACGCCGGCTCGAACCTCGAGTCCAACGGCACCGCCGCGCTCGCGATGCTCAACACCTTCGTGGCGACCTGCGGCGCAGCGGTGGCGTGGCTGTTCGCCGAGTGGGCCCTCAAGGGCAAGCCGTCCCTGCTCGGCATGCTGTCGGGCGCGGTCGCCGGCCTCGTCGCGGTCACCCCGGCCTCCGGCTTCGCCGGCCCGATGGGCTCGATCGTGCTGGGCCTCGTCGCCGGCGTGGTCTGCTTCGTGATGTGCTCCACCGTGAAGAACGCGCTGGGCTACGACGACTCGCTGGACGTCTTCGGCGTCCACTGCGTCGGCGGCATCCTGGGCGCGCTGGCGACCGGCATCCTGGTCGACCCGAACCTCGGCGGCGTCGGCATCCCCGACTACACCTCGAAGCCGGGCGAGCTGGCCGTCGGTGCCTACGACATGATGAGCCAGCTCATCGTCCAGGCCGAGGCGGTCGGCCTGACCCTGCTGTGGTCGGGCATCGGCTCGGCGATCCTCTACAAGCTCGTCGACGTGACGATCGGCCTGCGCGTCACGCAGGAGGAGGAGCGCGAGGGTCTCGACATCGCCGATCACGGCGAGCGCGCCTACAACTACTGA
- a CDS encoding glutathione S-transferase, whose product MTRDQEALKIEDAINETCPWSGKPISADSLTLYNGAVVGFCNPECRDKFASALRSFEAALQARRVERAGLEQ is encoded by the coding sequence ATGACGCGAGATCAAGAAGCGTTGAAGATCGAGGACGCGATCAACGAGACCTGCCCGTGGTCGGGCAAGCCGATCTCGGCCGACTCGCTGACGCTCTACAACGGCGCCGTGGTGGGCTTCTGCAACCCGGAGTGCCGGGACAAATTCGCGAGCGCCCTGCGCAGCTTCGAGGCCGCCCTCCAGGCGCGCCGCGTCGAGCGCGCCGGGCTCGAGCAGTAA
- a CDS encoding acyltransferase family protein, producing MAPSRDLQLDAARGLAVLLVLSGHLLQPVFYGPSGPEPGPALAVWRVIYAFHMPFFFLLCGMVDRMKGEMDLAAACASALKLVVVALTFSTLALIPRALDGTLSAADALRDALYGQTFGLGVLWFLVVLGLVRVIDAAARAAAFPGGYWIVLGGVLALSWICSARAFPYWQVHALVGALPFYVAGLRLGRRAFDVSALLGACGLAVLLLCAPRNFVHVATGQYGDPALFAVSAVAGSAFMLAAAGRLRGPPRAAAGVLGRASFELYIVSGLFLLWAPHRPAWDRWHLLALLVVLGLPLHLIAARALRGPIRAVRRAADAVVDGVVDGLAGRRYRAPPGSAPRPGFSGADP from the coding sequence ATGGCCCCATCCCGCGACCTGCAGCTCGACGCCGCGCGCGGCCTCGCCGTGCTGCTGGTCCTCTCCGGCCACCTGCTGCAGCCCGTCTTCTACGGCCCGTCGGGCCCCGAGCCGGGGCCGGCCCTCGCGGTCTGGCGGGTGATCTACGCCTTCCACATGCCGTTCTTCTTCCTGCTCTGCGGGATGGTCGACCGGATGAAGGGAGAGATGGATCTCGCCGCCGCCTGCGCCTCCGCGCTGAAACTCGTGGTGGTGGCGCTGACGTTCAGCACCCTCGCGCTGATCCCCCGCGCCCTCGACGGCACCCTGTCGGCGGCGGACGCGCTGCGCGACGCGCTGTACGGCCAGACCTTCGGCCTGGGCGTGCTCTGGTTCCTGGTCGTCCTGGGGCTCGTGCGGGTGATCGACGCCGCGGCGCGCGCGGCGGCCTTTCCGGGCGGCTACTGGATCGTCCTCGGCGGCGTCCTGGCCCTGTCGTGGATCTGCAGCGCGCGGGCGTTCCCGTACTGGCAGGTCCACGCGCTCGTGGGCGCCCTGCCGTTCTACGTCGCGGGCCTGCGGCTCGGGCGGCGCGCGTTCGACGTGTCGGCGCTGCTCGGCGCCTGCGGCCTCGCCGTGCTCCTGCTCTGCGCGCCGCGCAACTTCGTCCACGTCGCGACCGGGCAGTACGGCGACCCGGCGCTGTTCGCCGTGTCGGCCGTGGCGGGCTCGGCGTTCATGCTGGCGGCCGCCGGCCGGCTGCGCGGCCCGCCGCGCGCCGCGGCGGGCGTCCTGGGGCGGGCGAGCTTCGAGCTCTACATCGTGAGCGGCCTCTTCCTCCTCTGGGCGCCGCACCGGCCCGCCTGGGACCGGTGGCATCTCCTGGCGCTGCTCGTGGTTCTCGGCCTGCCTCTGCACCTGATCGCGGCGCGCGCGCTGCGCGGGCCGATCCGGGCGGTCCGCCGGGCCGCCGACGCCGTGGTCGACGGCGTCGTCGACGGGCTCGCCGGCCGCCGGTATCGCGCGCCGCCGGGCTCCGCGCCGAGGCCGGGCTTCTCCGGGGCGGATCCTTAA
- a CDS encoding P-II family nitrogen regulator: protein MKIVMAIIKPFKLEEVRDALTGIGVHGLTVTEVKGYGRQKGHTEIYRGAEYAVSFLPKLKIEVAVASDLTSSVIDAIAGAARTGQIGDGKIFVMPLEKAVRIRTGETDADAL from the coding sequence ATGAAAATCGTGATGGCCATCATCAAGCCGTTCAAGCTCGAGGAGGTGCGCGACGCGCTCACCGGAATCGGCGTCCACGGCCTGACGGTGACGGAGGTGAAGGGCTATGGCCGCCAGAAGGGCCACACCGAGATTTACCGCGGCGCGGAATACGCGGTCAGCTTCCTGCCCAAGCTGAAGATCGAGGTCGCCGTCGCCTCGGACCTGACGTCCAGCGTGATCGACGCCATCGCGGGGGCCGCGCGGACCGGCCAGATCGGCGACGGCAAGATCTTCGTGATGCCGCTGGAGAAGGCGGTGCGCATCCGGACCGGCGAGACCGACGCCGACGCCCTCTGA
- a CDS encoding cupin domain-containing protein: MKKLLAAAALLVGLALVGLAAEIRLHERGRPVASTAVRSSGAAFVPAPIPADWVVSGDPVTEVAEVSQTHDGSAQVYLWRTTASAFRWTHHADEIITILDGEVFVTDADGSRHHLTPGDVAHFPVGSVQLWEVPRTLLKSAILKHRAPTLVEASLRWLRRARALVTG, translated from the coding sequence GTGAAGAAGCTGCTCGCCGCCGCTGCCCTCCTCGTCGGCCTCGCCCTGGTCGGCCTCGCGGCGGAGATCCGGCTGCACGAGCGGGGCCGCCCCGTCGCCAGCACGGCGGTCCGGTCGAGCGGGGCCGCCTTCGTCCCGGCGCCGATCCCGGCGGACTGGGTCGTCTCCGGCGACCCCGTCACCGAGGTCGCGGAGGTCTCGCAGACCCATGACGGGAGCGCGCAGGTCTACCTGTGGCGCACAACGGCCAGCGCGTTCCGCTGGACCCACCACGCCGACGAGATCATCACCATCCTCGACGGCGAGGTCTTCGTCACCGACGCGGACGGAAGCCGCCACCACCTGACGCCGGGCGACGTGGCGCATTTCCCGGTCGGCTCCGTCCAGCTCTGGGAGGTGCCCCGGACGCTGCTGAAATCGGCGATCCTCAAGCACCGCGCCCCGACCCTGGTCGAGGCGTCGCTGCGCTGGCTGCGCCGGGCCCGGGCGCTCGTCACCGGCTGA
- the tesB gene encoding acyl-CoA thioesterase II: protein MTDANTDAMTDAVAELIAILDLERLEVDLFRGQNPKTGWRRVFGGQVVAQALVAATRTVPDDRPAHSLHAYFMLPGDPRTPIVYEVERIRDGRSFTTRRVKAIQHGRAIFATTVSYQVVEEGLTHQPAMPAVAGPEGLLDGKALAAAGGTGMPEAIAAYFGRERPIALRPVDLNRYLPASAGGRAPDPIFNVWLRAASALPDDPALHRAVLAYASDMTLLDVSLIPHARSVFDPAIQAASLDHALWFHRPVKIDDWLLYAQDSPVAGGARGFARGQIFDRAGHLVASVAQEGLIRPTRD from the coding sequence ATGACCGACGCCAACACCGACGCGATGACGGACGCCGTCGCCGAGCTGATCGCCATCCTCGACCTGGAGCGCCTGGAGGTCGACCTGTTCCGCGGCCAGAACCCCAAGACGGGCTGGCGGCGCGTCTTCGGCGGGCAGGTGGTGGCGCAGGCGCTGGTCGCCGCGACCCGGACGGTGCCGGACGACCGCCCCGCCCACTCCCTCCACGCCTACTTCATGCTGCCCGGCGACCCGCGCACGCCCATCGTCTACGAGGTCGAGCGGATCCGGGACGGGCGGAGCTTCACGACCCGGCGGGTCAAGGCGATCCAGCACGGGCGCGCGATCTTCGCCACGACGGTCTCCTACCAGGTCGTCGAGGAGGGGCTGACGCACCAGCCGGCGATGCCGGCGGTGGCCGGACCCGAGGGGCTCCTCGACGGCAAGGCCCTGGCGGCCGCCGGCGGCACCGGGATGCCGGAGGCGATCGCCGCCTATTTCGGCCGCGAGCGGCCGATCGCGCTGCGGCCGGTCGATCTCAACCGCTACCTGCCCGCCAGCGCGGGCGGCCGGGCGCCCGATCCGATCTTCAATGTCTGGCTGCGCGCGGCCTCGGCGCTGCCGGACGATCCGGCGCTGCATCGGGCCGTACTGGCCTACGCCTCCGACATGACCCTGCTCGACGTCTCGCTGATCCCGCACGCGCGCTCCGTGTTCGATCCGGCGATCCAGGCCGCGAGCCTCGACCACGCCCTCTGGTTCCACCGACCGGTCAAGATCGACGACTGGCTGCTCTACGCGCAGGACAGCCCGGTCGCGGGCGGCGCCCGCGGCTTCGCGCGCGGCCAGATCTTCGACCGCGCCGGCCACCTCGTGGCGTCGGTGGCCCAGGAGGGTCTGATCCGGCCGACGCGGGATTAA
- the trmD gene encoding tRNA (guanosine(37)-N1)-methyltransferase TrmD: MTRADTPWRATILTLYPEMFPGPLGLSLSGDALARGDWTLEARNIREHGLGRHRSVDDTPAGGGAGMVLRCDVLAAAIDAAAVDAATGADDPRPRLLMSPRGRPLTQARVRDLAAGPGALIVCGRFEGVDERVIAGRGLEEVSIGDYVLSGGEIAALVVLDACVRLLPGVMGKMESGVEESFEGGLLEYPHYTRPRDWEGRAIPDVLSSGNHAAIARWRRAEAERITAERRPDLRDGSVAGQAGSRSITGPSRS, encoded by the coding sequence ATGACGCGCGCGGACACGCCCTGGCGGGCCACGATCCTCACCCTCTACCCGGAGATGTTCCCGGGCCCGCTGGGCCTCTCCCTGTCGGGCGACGCCTTGGCGCGGGGCGACTGGACCCTGGAGGCCCGCAACATCCGCGAGCACGGCCTCGGCCGCCACCGCTCGGTCGACGACACGCCGGCTGGCGGCGGGGCCGGGATGGTCCTGCGCTGCGACGTGCTCGCAGCCGCCATCGACGCCGCGGCCGTGGACGCCGCGACCGGGGCCGACGACCCGCGCCCGCGCCTGCTCATGTCGCCCCGCGGCCGGCCGCTCACCCAGGCGCGCGTGCGCGACCTCGCGGCGGGACCGGGCGCGCTGATCGTCTGCGGCCGCTTCGAGGGCGTCGACGAGCGCGTGATCGCCGGGCGCGGCCTGGAGGAGGTCTCGATCGGCGACTACGTGCTGTCCGGCGGCGAGATCGCCGCCCTGGTGGTGCTGGATGCGTGCGTGCGGCTCCTGCCCGGCGTGATGGGCAAGATGGAATCCGGCGTCGAGGAGAGCTTCGAGGGCGGGCTCCTCGAGTACCCGCACTACACGCGCCCCCGCGACTGGGAGGGCCGCGCGATCCCGGACGTCCTGTCCAGCGGCAACCACGCCGCCATCGCCCGCTGGCGGCGGGCGGAGGCCGAGCGGATCACCGCCGAGCGCCGCCCCGATCTGCGCGACGGGTCTGTGGCCGGTCAGGCCGGCTCGAGGTCGATCACCGGGCCGTCGCGGTCGTAA
- a CDS encoding FAD-dependent monooxygenase, which translates to MTAETPRPGSRSLLIAGGGLPSLALALALKQAHGPALAVTVIDPGAADPARHRGRAYALAAGGRRMLERLGLWARVADAAEPIAEMVISDSRLADPVRPAFLTFGREADAERDDGEPFAHMIEAEPLAAALAEACRAAGVAIVAAGVVRALPEGAAIRAALTTGETLRGDLLVAADGARSRLREAARIGWVGWSYPQVGIVATIGHARPHEGRAFEHFLPAGPFAILPLRDGGPLGHRSSIVWTERSDDAEALLSGEPDEVLAEIERRFTLDLGTLALEHGPSRHPLAFGIARAFRAERLALLGDAAHVIHPIAGQGLNLGLADAAALAEAVTGALRLGLDPGSPDVLRAYERARRFDSFAMAAATDGLNRLFSNDALPLRLARDLGLGIVDRLPGLKRFFIGEAAAARDSRPRLMRGEAL; encoded by the coding sequence ATGACGGCCGAGACGCCTCGCCCCGGCAGCCGCAGCCTCCTGATCGCCGGCGGCGGCCTGCCCAGCCTCGCCCTGGCGCTCGCCCTGAAGCAGGCCCACGGGCCGGCCCTGGCCGTGACGGTGATCGACCCGGGCGCGGCCGACCCCGCCCGGCATCGCGGCCGCGCCTACGCCCTGGCGGCGGGCGGGCGGCGGATGCTGGAGCGCCTCGGCCTGTGGGCCCGGGTCGCCGACGCGGCCGAGCCGATCGCCGAGATGGTGATCAGCGACAGCCGCCTCGCCGACCCGGTGCGGCCGGCCTTCCTGACCTTCGGCCGCGAGGCGGACGCCGAGCGCGACGACGGCGAGCCCTTCGCCCACATGATCGAGGCCGAGCCGCTCGCCGCGGCCCTGGCGGAGGCCTGCCGGGCGGCGGGGGTGGCGATCGTCGCCGCCGGGGTGGTGCGCGCGCTGCCGGAGGGGGCCGCGATCCGCGCGGCGCTCACCACCGGCGAGACCCTGCGGGGCGACCTGCTGGTGGCCGCCGACGGGGCACGGTCGCGGCTGCGCGAGGCCGCGCGGATCGGCTGGGTCGGCTGGTCCTACCCGCAGGTCGGCATCGTGGCGACGATCGGCCACGCGCGGCCGCACGAAGGCCGCGCCTTCGAGCACTTCCTGCCCGCGGGCCCGTTCGCGATCCTGCCGCTGCGGGACGGCGGTCCCCTGGGGCACCGCTCGTCCATCGTCTGGACCGAGCGGTCGGACGACGCCGAGGCCCTGCTCTCCGGCGAGCCCGACGAGGTGCTCGCCGAGATCGAGCGCCGGTTCACCCTGGATCTCGGCACGCTCGCGCTGGAGCACGGCCCGAGCCGGCACCCCCTCGCCTTCGGCATCGCCCGGGCCTTCCGCGCCGAGCGTCTCGCCCTGCTGGGCGACGCCGCCCACGTGATCCACCCGATCGCCGGCCAGGGCCTCAACCTCGGGCTCGCGGATGCCGCGGCGCTGGCCGAGGCCGTGACCGGCGCGCTGCGCCTCGGCCTCGACCCCGGAAGCCCCGACGTGCTGCGCGCCTACGAGCGCGCCCGGCGCTTCGACAGCTTCGCCATGGCGGCGGCGACCGACGGGCTGAACCGGCTGTTCTCGAACGACGCCCTGCCGCTGCGGCTCGCCCGCGACCTCGGCCTCGGGATCGTCGACCGGCTGCCGGGGCTCAAGCGCTTCTTCATCGGCGAGGCCGCGGCCGCGCGCGACTCGCGGCCCCGGCTGATGCGGGGCGAGGCGCTCTGA
- a CDS encoding aromatic ring-hydroxylating oxygenase subunit alpha — MRQPLGNAWYCVGQSRSLGRAGGRSALRAVALNGEQIVLGRAPDGTPFALRDRCPHRGMALSKGRFDGDTLMCPFHGWRFGTDGRCRDVPTLSEHDAADFSRIQVQRFPVRESAGFLWVNPHLGPAAGAVPEVPALDFEPAGFLVVELEVEASFDLTTLSLVDPGHVAFVHDSWWFRPSKQLREKVKTFQPVPHGFVMTSHATTTSSPVYRLLGGIPEVEIEFRLPGVRLERIRAGEKRVANYTFATPLTPDRTLLTNALYWSMPALNLLKPVARPLMRQFLTQDQQVLQHAQDGLDRKPTMVLFGQGDLPSQWYFRLKREALESARDGRPFVNPLERRELRWRS; from the coding sequence ATGCGCCAGCCGCTCGGCAACGCGTGGTACTGCGTCGGGCAGTCCCGGAGCCTCGGCAGGGCGGGCGGCCGATCGGCCCTGCGGGCCGTGGCGCTGAACGGCGAGCAGATCGTGCTGGGCCGCGCCCCCGACGGCACGCCCTTCGCGCTGCGCGACCGCTGCCCCCACCGTGGCATGGCCCTGTCGAAGGGCCGCTTCGACGGCGACACCCTGATGTGCCCGTTCCACGGCTGGCGCTTCGGCACCGACGGGCGCTGCCGCGACGTCCCGACCCTGTCGGAGCACGACGCGGCCGACTTCTCGCGCATCCAGGTGCAGCGCTTCCCCGTGCGGGAGAGCGCCGGCTTCCTGTGGGTCAACCCGCATCTCGGCCCCGCCGCGGGCGCGGTGCCGGAGGTGCCGGCGCTGGACTTCGAGCCCGCCGGCTTCCTCGTGGTCGAGTTGGAGGTCGAGGCCTCCTTCGACCTGACGACGCTGAGCCTCGTCGATCCCGGGCACGTCGCCTTCGTCCACGATTCGTGGTGGTTCCGGCCTTCGAAGCAGCTCCGCGAGAAGGTGAAGACCTTCCAGCCGGTGCCCCACGGCTTCGTGATGACGAGCCACGCGACCACGACGAGTTCGCCGGTCTACCGCCTGCTCGGCGGCATCCCCGAGGTCGAGATCGAGTTCCGCCTGCCCGGCGTGCGGCTGGAGCGCATCCGCGCGGGGGAGAAGCGGGTGGCGAACTACACCTTCGCGACGCCGCTGACGCCGGACCGGACCCTGCTCACCAACGCGCTCTACTGGAGCATGCCGGCGCTGAACCTGCTCAAGCCGGTCGCGCGCCCGCTGATGCGGCAGTTCCTGACCCAGGACCAGCAGGTGCTCCAGCACGCGCAGGACGGGCTCGACCGCAAGCCCACCATGGTGCTGTTCGGCCAGGGCGACCTGCCCTCGCAATGGTATTTCCGGCTGAAGCGCGAGGCCCTGGAATCGGCCCGCGACGGGCGCCCGTTCGTCAACCCGCTGGAGCGCCGCGAGCTGCGCTGGCGCTCCTGA
- a CDS encoding phosphatase PAP2 family protein: protein MFAERPRGGVGTWPLIAATLVATVVWMAVAGLRFAWDSALVTGVACGGLEALAQVYRTRRPEPRIAATLSALAQVIAFSACAAALSYTVASTGGPLWDSTFHAWDRRLGLDWRAYLAFVDGHPRLGLALSLAYRSLILQTMLAVILLGFSGRLRALQDFVLAFALAGTVTVLVSALTPALANFVFLGLSPADFPNLHPAASYVHVADLTGLRDGTLRTINLDHVEGIITFPSFHAALGGLYIWAFWSLRAARIPALVVNALLVAATPIDGGHYFVDVIAGLVIAALAICAARALGRRAADALRPGAPEGGPAPKRA from the coding sequence ATGTTCGCTGAGCGCCCGCGCGGCGGCGTCGGCACGTGGCCCCTGATCGCCGCCACGCTGGTCGCCACGGTCGTCTGGATGGCGGTCGCCGGGCTGCGCTTCGCCTGGGACAGCGCCCTCGTCACCGGGGTGGCCTGCGGCGGGCTCGAGGCCCTGGCGCAGGTCTACCGCACGCGCCGCCCCGAGCCGCGCATCGCCGCCACGCTCAGCGCGCTGGCGCAGGTCATCGCCTTCAGCGCCTGCGCGGCCGCCCTGTCGTACACGGTCGCGAGCACCGGCGGCCCGCTCTGGGATTCGACCTTCCACGCCTGGGACCGGCGGCTCGGTCTGGACTGGCGGGCCTACCTGGCCTTCGTGGACGGCCACCCGCGACTCGGGCTGGCGCTCTCGCTCGCCTACCGGAGCCTGATCCTGCAGACCATGCTGGCGGTCATCCTGCTGGGCTTCAGCGGCCGGCTTCGAGCGCTGCAGGACTTCGTCCTGGCCTTCGCCCTCGCCGGCACGGTGACGGTCCTGGTGTCGGCGCTGACGCCCGCCCTGGCGAACTTCGTGTTCCTCGGCCTGTCCCCGGCCGACTTCCCCAACCTGCACCCGGCCGCGTCCTACGTCCACGTCGCGGACCTGACCGGCCTGCGCGACGGCACGCTCCGGACGATCAACCTCGATCACGTCGAGGGCATCATCACGTTCCCGAGCTTCCACGCGGCGCTCGGCGGCCTCTACATCTGGGCCTTCTGGAGCCTGCGCGCGGCCCGGATCCCGGCCCTCGTCGTCAACGCCCTCCTCGTCGCCGCCACACCGATCGATGGCGGCCACTACTTCGTCGACGTGATCGCCGGGCTGGTCATCGCCGCCCTGGCGATCTGCGCCGCGCGGGCGCTCGGGCGGCGGGCCGCGGACGCGCTCCGCCCCGGAGCGCCCGAGGGCGGCCCCGCGCCGAAACGGGCCTGA